A single window of Rhipicephalus microplus isolate Deutch F79 chromosome 5, USDA_Rmic, whole genome shotgun sequence DNA harbors:
- the Dpck gene encoding dephospho-CoA kinase, protein MFLIGLTGGIASGKSTVASILVSLGIDVIDADKIAREVVEPGKPAWAKIRREFGSEVLLSDGQLNRPALGRIVFNDHDKRRKLNHITHPEIHKEMAFQSFKLFLRGRQFVVVDVPLLYETKTMLRFMHKVIVVKCSSAQQIERLMLRNGFTEEEARKRIDSQLPLEQKCGLADYVIDNTGDAEALRAQVEDVVRQLRGSWAHWKVRGAVLVLMVGLLTGVTWLITRVSSAL, encoded by the coding sequence ATGTTTCTAATCGGACTGACTGGAGGCATCGCGTCCGGTAAGAGCACGGTCGCCAGCATCTTGGTTTCGCTCGGAATCGATGTCATAGACGCGGACAAGATCGCCCGTGAAGTGGTCGAGCCCGGAAAGCCCGCCTGGGCCAAAATTCGTCGCGAGTTCGGCTCCGAGGTGCTACTCAGCGATGGCCAACTCAACCGTCCCGCGTTGGGCCGGATCGTTTTCAACGATCACGACAAGAGGCGAAAGCTGAACCACATCACCCACCCGGAAATACACAAGGAAATGGCCTTCCAGAGCTTCAAGCTATTCCTCAGGGGTCGCCAGTTCGTGGTGGTCGACGTGCCGCTGTTGTACGAGACCAAGACGATGCTGCGCTTTATGCACAAGGTGATCGTCGTGAAGTGCTCCTCCGCGCAGCAAATTGAGCGGCTCATGCTGAGGAACGGCTTCACCGAGGAAGAGGCGAGAAAGCGCATCGACTCTCAGCTCCCATTGGAGCAGAAGTGCGGCCTAGCCGATTACGTCATTGACAACACGGGCGATGCGGAGGCGTTGCGTGCCCAGGTTGAAGACGTCGTTCGCCAGCTCAGAGGATCGTGGGCGCATTGGAAAGTGCGCGGCGCCGTACTGGTCCTTATGGTGGGACTGTTAACGGGTGTCACGTGGTTGATAACTCGCGTCTCTAGTGCACTATAA